Proteins from a genomic interval of Psychrobacter urativorans:
- a CDS encoding NAD(P)H-dependent glycerol-3-phosphate dehydrogenase → MTNPIAKKKPNKANAVKTATSKDINTDENIDNSNNEKPSGLLAGIIERATKSGLGRKKINPSAVEGDVAKNMEKIQKNPTKLRLAFLGGGSFGTAMANLAARNGCDTTLWVRDKRTVKSMAKLHMNKKYLPGYKLDERLKYSHDLEGAIKDKDIIFLAVPSLAFRETLKNIAPFLTGQSLVSLTKGMEKDTFALMSDIIKDVLPEVNFGVMSGPNLAIEIMKNMPSATVIASDSEPLRHAVQAALHSAFFRVFASDDIRGVELGGALKNIYAIAMGMAAAYEVGENTKAMLLTRALAEMSRFGVEAGANPLTFLGLSGVGDLYATCSSELSRNYRIGNMLGRGMSIDAAVKKLGQTAEGVNTIQQVHEKATKEGIYMPITHALYAVIYEDKAALGVALNLMEAGFRSDVEFVMAHDHSNASLSAQMQAASNDSTDDNADVAADVDADVHVDNSKNDALKNSATHKNKD, encoded by the coding sequence ATGACAAACCCTATTGCGAAAAAAAAACCAAATAAAGCGAATGCTGTTAAAACAGCCACTAGCAAAGATATAAATACTGATGAAAATATAGACAACAGCAACAATGAAAAACCAAGTGGGCTACTAGCCGGTATTATTGAACGTGCCACTAAATCGGGACTTGGGCGTAAAAAGATTAATCCTAGCGCCGTTGAAGGTGATGTTGCTAAAAATATGGAAAAAATCCAGAAAAACCCTACCAAATTGCGTTTGGCATTCTTAGGCGGTGGTAGCTTTGGCACGGCAATGGCGAATTTAGCAGCGCGTAATGGTTGTGATACCACGCTGTGGGTGCGTGATAAACGTACTGTGAAGTCTATGGCAAAGCTGCACATGAATAAAAAGTATTTACCCGGTTACAAGCTTGATGAGCGCCTTAAATATAGTCATGATTTAGAAGGTGCGATTAAAGATAAAGACATTATTTTTCTCGCTGTTCCAAGCCTAGCATTTCGGGAAACGCTTAAAAATATCGCACCTTTTTTAACAGGGCAGTCGCTGGTTTCTTTAACCAAGGGCATGGAAAAAGATACTTTTGCACTCATGAGCGACATCATTAAAGATGTATTGCCTGAAGTAAATTTCGGAGTCATGTCAGGACCCAATCTTGCCATAGAAATCATGAAAAATATGCCGTCAGCCACCGTGATTGCCAGTGATTCAGAGCCACTACGCCATGCGGTGCAAGCAGCCTTGCACAGTGCATTTTTCCGCGTATTTGCTAGTGATGATATACGAGGCGTCGAGCTTGGCGGTGCGCTCAAAAATATCTACGCCATCGCCATGGGCATGGCAGCGGCTTATGAAGTGGGCGAAAATACTAAGGCAATGCTATTAACCCGTGCGTTAGCGGAAATGAGCCGTTTTGGGGTTGAAGCTGGCGCTAATCCATTGACATTCTTAGGATTGTCTGGCGTTGGTGATTTATACGCCACTTGTAGCTCAGAGCTGAGTCGTAACTATCGTATCGGTAATATGTTGGGTCGCGGCATGAGTATTGATGCTGCTGTCAAAAAATTGGGGCAAACAGCTGAAGGGGTCAATACCATTCAGCAAGTCCATGAAAAAGCGACTAAAGAAGGCATCTATATGCCGATTACTCATGCGCTCTATGCGGTTATTTATGAAGATAAAGCGGCACTTGGTGTGGCTTTAAACTTAATGGAAGCCGGATTCCGCAGCGATGTTGAGTTTGTAATGGCGCACGACCACAGTAATGCTTCACTTAGCGCACAAATGCAAGCCGCAAGCAATGATTCAACTGATGATAATGCTGACGTTGCTGCTGACGTTGATGCTGACGTGCACGTTGATAACTCTAAAAATGACGCTTTAAAAAATAGCGCTACTCATAAAAATAAAGACTAA
- the gspM gene encoding type II secretion system protein GspM, whose protein sequence is MSTQGQVMKILQRRVKNGIPTGNTLSTGIKNQQNVLWSRWQLLSPRDQMALSILVVFLLLFVGGYGGYSVHQAAKNSKESYQEQVADYFWLRAQAGNIDSNLNPATTQDGTAMPPASSVNAALNASGIDNAQVVAAGDAVQLSFNHASQAVVSAALVGLEQQGWQFTQLSMQQDAITKAIQVQAMVTS, encoded by the coding sequence ATGAGCACCCAAGGTCAAGTGATGAAAATATTACAGCGTCGTGTTAAAAACGGTATTCCGACAGGCAATACCTTATCAACAGGTATCAAAAATCAACAAAACGTACTATGGTCGCGCTGGCAGCTATTGTCTCCTCGTGACCAAATGGCATTAAGTATATTGGTGGTATTTTTATTACTGTTTGTTGGCGGTTATGGTGGTTATAGCGTGCATCAAGCTGCTAAAAATAGTAAAGAAAGCTATCAAGAACAGGTTGCCGATTATTTTTGGTTACGGGCGCAAGCGGGTAATATAGATAGCAATTTAAATCCCGCGACTACTCAAGATGGTACGGCAATGCCACCGGCTAGCAGTGTGAATGCGGCACTCAACGCATCTGGTATCGACAACGCGCAAGTCGTTGCTGCTGGCGATGCGGTGCAATTAAGCTTTAATCATGCGAGCCAAGCCGTCGTGAGTGCAGCGCTGGTGGGGTTGGAACAGCAAGGTTGGCAATTCACGCAATTATCCATGCAACAAGATGCCATAACGAAAGCTATCCAAGTACAAGCAATGGTGACCTCTTAG
- a CDS encoding nitroreductase family protein has product MSDAKNNKDISIEEAKGAANAALADATVTDEQLIGWINSRRSIGNLNEPAPTHEQIMTAIGCATTAPDHKKLQPWRFIVTEGEARHAFGQALVAAAEAQAMAAGETLSDKESQKITTLPLRAPVIITVVTKMEAHKKVPPFEQMLSAGAAVQNLILALKAQGFSTVWRTGLLCNEPAVKAYFGVSAEDYVTAFVYTGTSLRHTPTRKSIDIEPLIRFES; this is encoded by the coding sequence ATGAGTGATGCTAAGAATAATAAAGATATCTCGATAGAAGAGGCAAAGGGTGCGGCAAATGCCGCATTAGCCGATGCGACGGTAACCGACGAACAGCTGATTGGCTGGATCAATTCAAGACGTAGTATTGGCAATTTAAACGAGCCTGCACCTACTCATGAACAGATTATGACTGCAATTGGCTGCGCGACAACGGCCCCTGACCACAAGAAACTGCAGCCTTGGCGCTTTATTGTGACCGAAGGCGAGGCGCGTCACGCTTTTGGTCAAGCATTGGTTGCCGCGGCTGAAGCCCAAGCGATGGCTGCTGGTGAAACGTTATCTGATAAAGAGAGTCAAAAAATAACAACGTTACCGTTGCGCGCCCCCGTTATTATTACTGTCGTCACTAAGATGGAAGCACATAAAAAAGTACCGCCATTTGAGCAAATGCTTAGTGCAGGCGCGGCGGTACAAAATCTTATTCTTGCATTAAAAGCACAAGGATTTAGCACGGTTTGGCGCACCGGATTATTGTGTAATGAGCCTGCCGTAAAAGCTTATTTTGGCGTGAGTGCAGAGGATTATGTCACCGCTTTTGTCTATACTGGAACCAGTCTTCGTCATACACCGACCCGCAAATCGATAGATATTGAACCGCTGATACGCTTTGAGTCGTGA
- the gspL gene encoding type II secretion system protein GspL → MLHVWLRAQHSSLAVWHTDTKQWHTVDSWQQLHDTYGIHSHQSLCLYFPSNHLLQVDTELSGAQLKQLGLTGKQYLFEESSLAPVEQLAIRQLGYANHHYLYALAESDIEMWQQSALLAGLTIQALLPDFLLLPIPEEGAGQQVVLYQDTYTTLLRQSVHQGLAVSYLPLIFERLPQLSEVCVLPSLDFSVNALVEGFTDSYTDGIDDDLGLQNRASGSAAPNNIAPEIVTLIAERQLLLTVMSAVPTPIENPERHGLNFFIKASNSQLSLYLRVAMMVALSALLLQIATDGVQWYRYNEAATVTQSAVAAQYQAWFPNEALSTRTKLQAQMQPKLRNDGQVSASHIGILARIAPLIKQSSLQAQALVMEPSALSFTLVAPDRSSLDEFTSLLNAQGLTANLERVNSNEQGQFSGQITVNVIADSTGQSTGQSTRQSPATDS, encoded by the coding sequence GTGTTACACGTTTGGTTAAGAGCGCAGCACAGTTCATTAGCGGTATGGCACACGGATACAAAACAGTGGCATACCGTCGATAGTTGGCAGCAACTACATGATACCTATGGTATTCATAGTCATCAATCACTGTGTTTATATTTTCCGTCCAATCATTTACTGCAAGTAGATACTGAACTGAGTGGCGCGCAGCTGAAGCAATTAGGGCTCACGGGTAAACAATATTTATTTGAAGAAAGCTCTCTTGCTCCCGTTGAACAATTAGCGATACGTCAGCTTGGCTATGCTAATCATCATTATTTATATGCGCTGGCAGAAAGCGATATTGAAATGTGGCAACAAAGCGCCTTATTAGCTGGCTTGACTATCCAAGCATTACTGCCTGATTTTCTATTATTGCCTATTCCCGAGGAGGGTGCAGGTCAGCAAGTGGTGTTATACCAAGATACGTATACCACCTTATTGCGACAGTCAGTACATCAAGGTCTTGCCGTCAGTTATTTACCTTTAATTTTTGAGCGTTTGCCACAGTTAAGCGAAGTGTGTGTGCTACCGAGCCTTGATTTCTCTGTCAATGCTTTAGTTGAGGGCTTTACGGATAGTTATACTGACGGTATAGACGATGACCTCGGCTTACAAAATAGAGCATCAGGGTCAGCCGCTCCAAATAATATAGCCCCAGAAATAGTCACGCTAATCGCTGAACGTCAGTTATTATTAACTGTCATGTCAGCGGTGCCTACTCCTATTGAAAATCCTGAGCGTCATGGGCTTAACTTCTTTATTAAAGCGTCAAACTCGCAGTTATCGCTTTATTTACGCGTTGCCATGATGGTGGCGTTATCGGCTTTATTATTACAAATAGCTACCGATGGTGTGCAGTGGTATCGTTATAACGAAGCGGCGACTGTCACGCAATCGGCTGTCGCTGCCCAATATCAGGCATGGTTTCCGAATGAAGCCTTGAGCACGCGCACAAAATTACAAGCGCAAATGCAACCAAAATTGCGCAACGATGGTCAGGTGTCTGCTTCTCATATTGGTATTTTGGCGCGCATTGCACCTCTTATCAAGCAGTCCTCGCTGCAAGCGCAAGCCTTAGTGATGGAGCCGTCCGCACTGAGCTTTACGTTGGTTGCACCAGATCGTAGTAGTCTTGATGAATTTACTAGCCTGCTTAATGCGCAAGGTCTAACTGCCAATTTAGAACGAGTCAATAGTAATGAGCAAGGGCAATTTAGTGGTCAAATAACCGTGAATGTCATAGCGGATAGCACAGGACAATCTACAGGGCAATCTACAAGACAGTCTCCGGCTACAGATTCTTAA
- a CDS encoding quinone-dependent dihydroorotate dehydrogenase, whose translation MSYALLRPFLFKMDPEHAHDMTLSLLAKAHKARALGLVYGQHMQPIDCMGLQFSNPVGLAAGLDKNGDYIDALAELGFGFIEVGTVTPKPQVGNDKPRLFRIRQADAIINRMGFNNQGVDYLIENVKRCKYQGNIGINIGKNATTPVENAADDYVYCLERVYPHASYITINISSPNTANLRELQSGEALTYLLDTIKNRHDQLATEYGFYVPLVLKVAPDLEPVQVDYISQQLLDFEIDGLIATNTTLSRVGVEDLVDGDQAGGLSGRPVSHISTQILQQFSDQLGDKVTLIGVGGIDSGEKAVKKIKAGADLVQLYTGLIYQGPGLVQSCIQAIGGYYDAMES comes from the coding sequence ATGTCCTATGCCTTACTTCGACCGTTTTTATTTAAGATGGACCCTGAGCACGCTCACGACATGACCCTGTCATTATTGGCTAAAGCACATAAAGCGCGCGCATTGGGATTAGTGTATGGTCAGCATATGCAGCCGATAGATTGTATGGGATTACAGTTTTCTAATCCGGTTGGACTGGCTGCAGGCTTGGATAAAAATGGCGATTATATTGATGCGCTTGCTGAGTTGGGCTTTGGATTTATCGAAGTCGGTACGGTCACGCCAAAACCACAAGTGGGTAATGATAAGCCGCGTTTATTTAGAATTAGACAAGCCGATGCGATTATTAATCGAATGGGTTTTAATAATCAGGGCGTTGATTATTTAATTGAAAATGTCAAACGCTGTAAGTATCAAGGCAATATTGGCATTAATATTGGCAAAAATGCTACGACGCCCGTTGAGAATGCGGCGGATGATTATGTCTATTGTCTTGAACGCGTATATCCGCACGCGTCTTATATTACGATTAATATCTCATCACCGAATACGGCAAACTTGCGCGAGCTACAAAGCGGCGAAGCATTAACTTATTTATTAGACACCATTAAAAATCGTCATGATCAGCTGGCAACAGAGTATGGTTTTTATGTGCCGTTGGTATTAAAGGTTGCGCCTGATTTAGAACCTGTGCAAGTGGATTATATTTCACAGCAGCTATTAGACTTTGAAATTGATGGTCTGATTGCCACCAATACGACGTTGAGTCGAGTCGGTGTTGAAGACTTAGTGGATGGTGATCAAGCAGGCGGCTTATCCGGTCGTCCGGTCAGTCACATTAGCACTCAAATCTTACAACAATTCTCCGATCAGTTGGGTGATAAAGTGACGTTAATTGGCGTTGGCGGTATTGATAGCGGCGAAAAAGCGGTGAAGAAAATTAAAGCTGGTGCTGATTTAGTACAATTATATACAGGTCTTATTTATCAAGGTCCTGGATTAGTACAATCGTGTATCCAAGCCATTGGTGGCTATTATGATGCGATGGAAAGCTAA
- the zapE gene encoding cell division protein ZapE, which translates to MRLSPLQRYEQAINTDDFTRDDQQYQAMSYLDELYHQLNASAERKKGFFSFLKAKPVAPKGLYMWGGVGRGKTWMMDMFYDSLTIERKMRQHFHHFMQRVHHELNLIQGECDPLEKVADIIYKEAVVICFDEFFVSNVSDAMILGDLFTMLFDRGITLVATSNIEPSGLYKDGLHRDRFMPAIAEVEKHCTVMNIDSGIDYRLRVLQQAELYKSPMTKGNHHWLANRFASLSNNIKISNEPIVINGREIKINARTETILFCDFRHLCMEPRSAADFIEIANRYSTVLVNAVPALNDDLRDPTRRFIYMVDEFYDRRVKLLIRAEQSILDLYQGEKLAFEIERTRSRLLEMQSEDYLKMKHRLDDAA; encoded by the coding sequence ATGAGATTATCTCCATTGCAGCGCTACGAGCAAGCCATCAATACTGATGACTTTACCAGAGATGACCAGCAGTATCAGGCTATGAGTTACCTTGATGAGCTCTATCATCAGCTTAATGCCAGTGCGGAACGAAAAAAAGGGTTTTTCAGCTTTTTAAAAGCCAAACCTGTCGCGCCAAAAGGTCTGTATATGTGGGGAGGAGTTGGGCGTGGTAAGACGTGGATGATGGATATGTTCTACGACTCGCTGACGATTGAACGTAAGATGCGTCAGCATTTTCATCATTTTATGCAACGCGTTCATCATGAGCTGAATCTCATACAAGGTGAGTGTGATCCGCTCGAGAAGGTTGCCGACATTATTTATAAAGAAGCCGTGGTTATCTGCTTCGATGAGTTTTTTGTCTCTAACGTCTCTGATGCGATGATTTTAGGCGACTTGTTTACCATGTTATTTGATCGCGGCATTACCTTAGTTGCGACCTCAAACATTGAACCATCAGGACTGTATAAAGATGGTCTACACCGTGACCGCTTTATGCCTGCCATTGCCGAGGTCGAAAAACATTGTACCGTGATGAATATTGACTCCGGTATTGATTATCGCCTGCGCGTATTGCAGCAAGCCGAGTTGTATAAATCACCAATGACCAAAGGCAATCACCATTGGCTTGCAAACCGTTTTGCCAGTCTTTCTAACAATATAAAAATCAGTAATGAACCGATTGTGATTAACGGTCGCGAAATTAAAATAAATGCGCGTACAGAAACCATTTTATTTTGTGATTTTCGTCATTTATGCATGGAACCGCGTTCAGCTGCTGATTTTATCGAAATTGCCAACCGTTATAGTACGGTATTGGTCAATGCCGTGCCCGCCTTAAACGATGATTTGCGTGACCCAACGCGCCGTTTTATTTATATGGTAGATGAGTTTTATGACCGCCGTGTGAAATTACTTATTCGTGCTGAACAATCCATTCTTGACTTATATCAAGGTGAAAAATTAGCGTTTGAGATTGAACGAACACGCTCAAGATTGCTTGAAATGCAGTCAGAAGACTATCTAAAAATGAAGCATCGCCTTGATGATGCCGCATAA
- a CDS encoding DUF4870 family protein: MTDDKQRELITYNNVTYLLYVVSYFTAGLLWIVPIVMNYAKRNDANGTWLATHFDWQIKTFWYSIVFFVIGGMLLLFALGGLGVSVMVDSGNAAIVSILLTGLGLMIIFFTVIWHLYRIIRGWIALTGNRPVP, encoded by the coding sequence ATGACTGATGATAAACAACGCGAGTTAATTACTTATAATAATGTGACTTATTTGTTATATGTGGTGAGCTATTTTACCGCTGGGCTGTTGTGGATTGTGCCTATTGTCATGAATTATGCCAAACGCAATGATGCAAATGGCACTTGGTTAGCAACCCATTTTGATTGGCAAATTAAAACCTTTTGGTACAGCATTGTGTTTTTTGTGATTGGCGGTATGCTGCTTCTATTTGCACTCGGTGGTCTAGGCGTAAGTGTGATGGTAGACAGTGGTAACGCTGCCATCGTGTCAATTCTATTGACCGGACTTGGTCTGATGATTATATTCTTTACTGTTATTTGGCATCTGTACCGTATCATACGTGGCTGGATTGCCCTGACGGGTAATCGTCCCGTACCATAA
- the sixA gene encoding phosphohistidine phosphatase SixA: MKIILMRHGQAEDETRPDSARQLTDFGQQQAAQTADYITAHYQPDYFVVSPYIRAQQTLAQLQTRAPHVPYIVQDNITPSDDARTALATLANIEAECLVVVCHMSIVAYLASLLTGDSPESFSLAEARVFEMEFIMAGMAHEVARFVPVQPH, translated from the coding sequence ATGAAAATTATACTCATGAGACATGGACAAGCGGAAGATGAGACGCGCCCAGACAGCGCACGGCAATTGACCGACTTTGGGCAACAGCAAGCCGCGCAAACCGCCGATTATATCACTGCGCATTATCAGCCAGATTATTTTGTAGTCAGTCCTTATATTCGGGCGCAGCAAACGTTGGCTCAATTACAAACACGTGCGCCACATGTGCCTTATATTGTTCAAGACAATATCACACCATCAGATGACGCCCGTACCGCGCTAGCAACACTTGCGAATATTGAAGCAGAATGTTTAGTCGTGGTCTGTCATATGTCTATCGTTGCCTATCTTGCCAGCTTACTAACTGGTGACAGTCCTGAGTCGTTTTCTCTGGCAGAAGCACGCGTATTTGAGATGGAATTTATTATGGCAGGGATGGCACATGAGGTTGCTCGATTTGTTCCTGTGCAGCCCCATTAA
- the xseA gene encoding exodeoxyribonuclease VII large subunit has protein sequence MRKPNLASLAHANAKNAKVLVPAKDLATLEAELAEIEDSLAENLEDTVLRLSDYLAAVDMVIKQTFDHRVWVKAEIRNLSSKGGHYYFELAEKDDDGKVVASCRGNLWRFKAARVLAKFERATGIVLDRDLTVLLKVSAGFHAQYGFSLTIEDIDPSYTLGDLARQYAEMVDRLTGEGLLHLNQQLPSPFDIEHVVVIAPEKAAGLGDFQADADRLARTGACHFHYHHATFQGNHAPMEIRQAIVSAQQDFYATYQRLPDLLVIIRGGGAVGDLAYLNDYELAALVAEQSVPVWVGIGHERDKVILDEVAHTSFDTPSKVIAAITAHLAQVVAQVLNYQAQIKQAAQRQLKTAEQQTTRQLNRVQSQTIGRLTALQKDSHFAWRSIEQSAQRQITQAARVAKESFEQTQSAAYQQVARTRDNSTDYQKTVIQNAQQQVLQAQRDSQHLRDMILLQQPTRVLQQGYAMLTNETGKQVLTSSTQLSVDQSVNIILKDGKATARISHVENAAIETISTDNVSNQANITI, from the coding sequence ATGCGCAAACCCAATCTTGCCAGTTTGGCACATGCAAACGCTAAAAATGCAAAGGTACTGGTACCTGCCAAAGATTTGGCGACCCTTGAAGCTGAGCTGGCTGAAATTGAGGATAGTCTGGCAGAAAACCTTGAAGATACGGTGCTGCGTCTCAGTGATTATTTAGCCGCTGTTGATATGGTAATCAAACAAACCTTTGATCATAGAGTATGGGTCAAGGCTGAAATTCGTAATCTCTCAAGTAAAGGCGGGCATTATTACTTTGAGTTGGCGGAAAAAGACGACGATGGGAAGGTGGTCGCAAGCTGCCGTGGCAACCTGTGGCGCTTTAAAGCCGCACGTGTATTGGCAAAATTTGAGCGCGCAACGGGCATCGTACTCGACCGCGATTTAACGGTATTGCTCAAAGTATCCGCAGGCTTTCATGCGCAATATGGTTTCTCGCTGACTATCGAAGATATTGACCCCAGTTATACATTGGGCGACTTAGCGCGGCAATATGCTGAAATGGTGGATCGTCTAACTGGTGAAGGACTATTACATCTGAATCAGCAATTGCCTAGCCCATTTGATATCGAACACGTCGTTGTCATTGCGCCCGAAAAAGCAGCGGGATTAGGCGATTTTCAAGCGGATGCTGATAGACTTGCCCGAACTGGCGCGTGTCATTTTCATTATCATCATGCGACTTTTCAAGGCAATCATGCGCCAATGGAGATACGTCAAGCGATTGTGAGCGCGCAGCAAGACTTTTATGCGACGTATCAGCGTTTACCGGATTTACTGGTTATTATTCGTGGCGGTGGCGCGGTTGGTGACTTGGCATATCTTAATGATTACGAACTGGCGGCTTTGGTTGCCGAACAGTCCGTACCAGTGTGGGTCGGCATCGGTCATGAGCGTGATAAAGTAATTTTAGATGAAGTGGCGCATACCAGTTTTGATACCCCATCAAAAGTAATTGCAGCTATCACTGCACATTTAGCACAAGTAGTAGCACAAGTGTTAAATTATCAAGCCCAAATTAAACAAGCTGCGCAACGACAACTGAAAACCGCTGAACAACAAACCACGCGACAACTCAACCGAGTACAGTCGCAGACCATTGGACGGTTGACTGCCCTACAAAAAGATAGCCACTTTGCATGGCGTAGTATCGAGCAAAGTGCCCAACGACAAATAACTCAAGCCGCACGAGTAGCAAAAGAGTCTTTTGAACAAACACAATCAGCTGCTTATCAACAAGTGGCTAGAACACGTGATAACAGTACTGACTATCAAAAAACTGTCATACAAAATGCGCAGCAACAAGTCCTGCAAGCGCAGCGTGATAGTCAGCATTTACGCGATATGATATTGCTACAGCAACCTACACGCGTACTCCAACAGGGCTATGCCATGCTCACTAATGAAACGGGCAAACAGGTATTAACTAGCAGTACTCAACTTTCTGTTGATCAATCCGTTAACATTATATTAAAAGATGGTAAGGCAACTGCACGCATTAGCCATGTAGAAAATGCTGCTATTGAAACCATCTCGACTGATAATGTATCAAATCAAGCAAATATTACTATCTGA
- a CDS encoding alpha/beta hydrolase, which yields MQLIPAPAGVLEVDTLWQQDNPNDPNTDTVALLCHPNPLFDGTMNNKVVTTMYRFARDSGMHVVRFNFRGVGQSTGEHDYAVGEVLDAMTVLQWLAGQTSARKLWLGGFSFGGYVTARVAEQVLTSAHIWGLSDFEISKVALISPSIEKNDSNDLTLPIEKTFEIYGDADEVIAPANMQAFAEKLGIEVSVIEGAGHFFHGRLSELKKLLQQHSFNDNI from the coding sequence ATGCAATTAATTCCCGCTCCTGCCGGCGTGCTCGAAGTCGATACGCTGTGGCAACAAGACAATCCTAATGACCCGAATACTGATACCGTTGCATTGTTGTGTCATCCTAATCCGCTATTTGACGGTACGATGAATAATAAAGTCGTGACTACGATGTACCGATTTGCGCGTGATAGTGGCATGCATGTCGTGCGGTTTAATTTTCGCGGCGTTGGACAATCGACTGGCGAGCATGATTATGCGGTCGGTGAAGTGCTTGATGCGATGACCGTGCTACAATGGCTGGCAGGTCAAACCAGTGCCCGTAAGCTATGGCTTGGTGGCTTTTCCTTTGGCGGTTATGTGACGGCACGCGTCGCTGAACAAGTACTCACGTCAGCGCATATTTGGGGTCTAAGTGACTTTGAGATATCGAAAGTTGCTCTGATTTCACCGTCAATAGAGAAGAATGACAGCAATGACTTAACGCTCCCTATTGAAAAAACTTTCGAAATTTATGGTGACGCTGATGAAGTCATTGCGCCCGCTAATATGCAAGCTTTCGCTGAGAAGTTGGGGATTGAGGTCAGTGTTATTGAAGGGGCTGGTCACTTTTTTCATGGTCGCTTGTCTGAATTGAAGAAATTATTACAGCAGCATAGTTTTAATGACAATATATAA
- the xseB gene encoding exodeoxyribonuclease VII small subunit encodes MTISNTTTAAPARKRKKAAPKTFKAAYDILKTNAAELQQQDEPDIDNLMTTVEESIAAYRVCETRINAIQQALDAAFAEESPDNNDR; translated from the coding sequence ATGACTATTTCTAACACTACCACCGCCGCGCCTGCTCGCAAACGCAAAAAAGCCGCCCCAAAGACCTTTAAAGCGGCTTACGATATTCTAAAAACCAATGCTGCGGAACTTCAGCAGCAAGATGAGCCAGATATTGACAATCTAATGACCACGGTTGAAGAGTCCATTGCTGCTTATCGTGTGTGTGAGACGCGTATTAATGCCATTCAACAAGCATTAGATGCAGCTTTTGCAGAAGAATCACCTGACAATAACGACCGCTGA
- a CDS encoding CvpA family protein encodes MSGLDIVIAVVVLIGLWRGFQVGLIKTAVGLVGWFIALIAATRLASVIAPQLSGFVENPVLQMAMAFLLVVIVILAIMHLVAFVFSGVLKTLRLGVLDKMAGGVLGAAKNVLMVLVMLSVSAPLLVQLPQWQSSILAPELLPYAPMAKTLASDMLGVAWDQINQS; translated from the coding sequence ATGAGTGGTCTGGATATAGTGATTGCCGTTGTTGTCTTAATTGGCTTATGGCGCGGTTTCCAAGTGGGCTTGATTAAAACAGCCGTGGGTTTGGTTGGTTGGTTTATTGCTTTGATTGCAGCAACGCGGCTGGCAAGTGTTATTGCGCCACAGTTATCGGGATTCGTAGAAAATCCTGTACTACAGATGGCGATGGCATTTTTATTAGTGGTTATCGTTATCTTAGCTATTATGCATCTGGTGGCATTTGTATTCTCAGGCGTACTCAAAACGTTACGGCTGGGTGTGCTAGATAAGATGGCTGGCGGTGTGCTGGGTGCAGCTAAAAATGTCCTGATGGTTTTAGTGATGCTGAGCGTGAGTGCGCCGTTATTGGTACAGCTGCCGCAATGGCAATCATCAATACTGGCTCCTGAATTGCTACCTTATGCGCCTATGGCAAAGACCTTAGCCTCTGATATGTTAGGGGTTGCTTGGGATCAAATCAATCAGTCGTAA